The following proteins are encoded in a genomic region of Oncorhynchus kisutch isolate 150728-3 linkage group LG4, Okis_V2, whole genome shotgun sequence:
- the LOC109889397 gene encoding protein FAM107B isoform X3 — MAEPDYLEGDCEEMIKPKKLLNPVKGSRNHQDLHRELMMNQKMGLAPQNKPELQKVLELRKREQVLKAQREEQEAHTKRSDLEIELMKRQQKLEQLELDQQKDEEEQENTPEFVKMKSNLRRTKQEANGEERTT, encoded by the exons ATGGCTGAGCCGGACTATCTGGAGGGGGACTGTGAGGAGATGATCAAACCCAAGAAGCTGTTGAACCCAGTCAAGGGCTCCAGAAACCACCAAGACCTCCATCGAGAACTCATGATGAACCAGAAGAT GGGCCTAGCTCCCCAGAACAAGCCAGAGCTCCAGAAGGTTCTGGAgctgaggaagagagagcaggttCTCAAGGCCCAGAGGGAGGAGCAGGAGGCCCACACCAAGAGGAGCGACCTGGAGATAGAATTAATGAAGAGACAACAGAAACTAGAACAG CTGGAGTTGGACCAGCAGAAGGATGAGGAGGAGCAAGAGAACACCCCTGAGTTTGTGAAGATGAAGAGCAATCTTAGGAGGACCAAGCAGGAGGCTAATGGGGAGGAACGTACCACTTAG
- the LOC109889397 gene encoding protein FAM107B isoform X2, whose protein sequence is MEPVGENRCVDPGLSLSRGRSVMAEPDYLEGDCEEMIKPKKLLNPVKGSRNHQDLHRELMMNQKMGLAPQNKPELQKVLELRKREQVLKAQREEQEAHTKRSDLEIELMKRQQKLEQLELDQQKDEEEQENTPEFVKMKSNLRRTKQEANGEERTT, encoded by the exons ATCGGTGTGTGGACccaggtctgtctctgtctcgtggCAGGAGTGTGATGGCTGAGCCGGACTATCTGGAGGGGGACTGTGAGGAGATGATCAAACCCAAGAAGCTGTTGAACCCAGTCAAGGGCTCCAGAAACCACCAAGACCTCCATCGAGAACTCATGATGAACCAGAAGAT GGGCCTAGCTCCCCAGAACAAGCCAGAGCTCCAGAAGGTTCTGGAgctgaggaagagagagcaggttCTCAAGGCCCAGAGGGAGGAGCAGGAGGCCCACACCAAGAGGAGCGACCTGGAGATAGAATTAATGAAGAGACAACAGAAACTAGAACAG CTGGAGTTGGACCAGCAGAAGGATGAGGAGGAGCAAGAGAACACCCCTGAGTTTGTGAAGATGAAGAGCAATCTTAGGAGGACCAAGCAGGAGGCTAATGGGGAGGAACGTACCACTTAG